The genomic window AAAAAAGTTTGGGTAATTGGTGTTGACCGTGACCAATCTGACGAAGGTAACTACACATTAGATGGTGAAGACAAGAACTTCACATTGACATCAACACTTAAAGGTGTAGGAACAGTTGTAAAAGATTTAGCGCAACAATCAGCAGATGGTAATTTCCCTGGTGGCGAACACACTGTTTATGGTTTGAAAGAAGACGGTGTAGGTATCACTGAAGGACAACTTTCTGATGAAGCGAAAAAAGCAGTAGACGAAGCGAAAGAAAAAATCATTTCAGGCGATATCGAAGTTCCAGAAACTCCTGAAAGCTAATAAATTCCATTTCTATAGCCTTGTTGGACAATTGTTTAACAGGGCTATCGTTTAGTTATTATCTATTGTTGTTTTTTTATTCAAGTTGTTAGCTACCCCGATTTGGATAAGGGAACAACTCGTTTCAAGTAGCTGAACTCCTTGGATTTTGGTTATTCGATCGTAGGCGTTTTTGTGAACGAATATGATCGTCCCTTTTATTTTTTAGACAATGTCGCCTGGATATAAATTGTTAGGATGTGAAAAATGTGGATCAAGAAAATATTGTCATCGAAATGCGAAATATCACGAAACAATTCGGTACTTTCAAAGCAAATGACAACATCAACCTTCAAGTAAAAGCAGGAGAAATCCATGCCTTGCTTGGTGAAAATGGTGCAGGTAAATCAACGTTAATGAATGTTTTATCAGGTCTTTTAGAGCCAACATCTGGTGAGATTTTGATGCACGGCAAAGAAGTAAACATCACGAGCCCAACGAAAGCGAATCAATTAGGGATCGGAATGGTGCATCAACACTTTATGTTAGTCGATGCATTCACAGTAACAGAAAATATCGTATTGGGAAGTGAGCCAAGTGCAGGCGGTATCTTGAATCGCAAAAAAGCCCGTGAAGAAATCAAACGATTGTCTGAACAATATGGCTTAGCAGTGAATCCAGATGCATACGTTCGTGATATTTCTGTCGGTATGGAACAACGTGTTGAGATTTTGAAAACACTCTATCGTGGTGCAGATGTATTGATTTTTGACGAGCCGACAGCTGTATTGACGCCGCAAGAAATCGATGAATTGATCGTGATCATGAAAGAATTAGTTAAAGAAGGAAAATCGATCATTTTGATCACACATAAATTAGATGAAATCAAAGCAGTTGCTGATCGTTGTACCGTTATCCGACGTGGACAAGGTATCGGAACTGTCAATGTGAAAGATGTTTCTTCTCAGCAGTTAGCTGATATGATGGTCGGAAGAACCGTTTCATTCAAAACAATGAAAAAAGAAGCACGTCCGCAAGAAGTCGTACTTTCTGTCGAAAATCTTGTAGTCAAAGAAAACCGTGGATTAGAAGCGGTAAAAGACTTGAGCTTAGAAGTGCGAGCAGGTGAAGTGTTGGGGATAGCTGGTATCGATGGCAATGGACAGTCGGAATTGATCCAAGCGTTGACCGGTTTACGTAAAGTGGAAAGTGGCACGGTTCGCCTGAAAGACGAAGACGTGACAAATAAAAAACCACGTAAAATCACAGAAGCTGGGCTAGGACATGTACCGGAGGATCGTCATAAATATGGCTTAGTCCTTGATATGACTTTATCTGAAAATATTGCGATGCAAACGTACTATCAAAAACCATATAGCAAAAATGGCTTATTGAATTACGGCGTGATGAATGAACATGCCAGAGACTTGATCGATGAGTACGATGTACGAACGACGAGCGAATTAGTACCAGCGAAAGCATTATCCGGTGGGAATCAACAAAAAGCCATCATTGCACGTGAAATCGATCGTGACCCTGATCTATTGATCGTTGCGAATCCGACACGTGGGTTAGATGTTGGGGCGATCGAGTTTATTCATAAACGCTTGATTGAACAACGGGATAAATTCAAAGCAGTCTTATTGATCAGTTTTGAATTAGAAGAAATTTTAAATGTGTCAGATCGTATTGCGGTAATCCATGAAGGAAAAATCGTAGGGATCGTTGATCCAAAAGAAACATCTGAAAATGAGCTAGGTCTATTGATGGCGGGCTATACTTTAGAAGAAGC from Enterococcus sp. DIV1094 includes these protein-coding regions:
- a CDS encoding ATP-binding cassette domain-containing protein; translated protein: MDQENIVIEMRNITKQFGTFKANDNINLQVKAGEIHALLGENGAGKSTLMNVLSGLLEPTSGEILMHGKEVNITSPTKANQLGIGMVHQHFMLVDAFTVTENIVLGSEPSAGGILNRKKAREEIKRLSEQYGLAVNPDAYVRDISVGMEQRVEILKTLYRGADVLIFDEPTAVLTPQEIDELIVIMKELVKEGKSIILITHKLDEIKAVADRCTVIRRGQGIGTVNVKDVSSQQLADMMVGRTVSFKTMKKEARPQEVVLSVENLVVKENRGLEAVKDLSLEVRAGEVLGIAGIDGNGQSELIQALTGLRKVESGTVRLKDEDVTNKKPRKITEAGLGHVPEDRHKYGLVLDMTLSENIAMQTYYQKPYSKNGLLNYGVMNEHARDLIDEYDVRTTSELVPAKALSGGNQQKAIIAREIDRDPDLLIVANPTRGLDVGAIEFIHKRLIEQRDKFKAVLLISFELEEILNVSDRIAVIHEGKIVGIVDPKETSENELGLLMAGYTLEEARRELEKVGDAHE